A window of Pyrus communis chromosome 3, drPyrComm1.1, whole genome shotgun sequence genomic DNA:
TCAATTGTCCTCACAGCTTCAGTGTATGTAAGTATCTGCTTCGTGGGATTGCCCTCGTATAGCTTCACTCTCCGGTGCCACTGCTCTACATTATGAGGATTTTGTCGTAAAAGAACACTATTTGCCAGTATAGGTCTTCTATCCATGAGATGGTCCAATCGAGCTAATCTCAAATCTACATCCTTATCATCATGTAGCCAAAACCCATCAAGCATTTTCTTCTCAAGCTCAGCCACAGACAAGTTAATGTCCAATCGAagatcttcttcctcctcatttCTATCCTCTGCCACCCCATTTTCTTCGTCCTCCTCATCATCACTCAAATCAGCAGTTTCCATCTTATGAGCAAGCACAATCTCTTCAAAATGAGCATACGAATCAAAAATCACACTAAAATCTCTCACCGTTACCACAGTAGTCATACCTTCCTCGAATATATCCCTCGCCTTCTCATGCAAATTCCTCCTAATGTAATAGTCCGCAAGAGAGGTCCACAACCGCCCCACCTCGTCCGTAAACTTCCTAATCCCACCTCTAATTATAGCGTCTACATTGAGGCCTGAAACCTCAGTGGCATGCTTAGTAAGCAAATCACACAATTCCAACCACAGCCTATGTTTCGTTTTCCCCTTTATTGAGTAAAACTTATCATCATTCAACACCGAAGCAAGCCTCTCGGCAGCCTCTTGCCAAAGACTAGAATTAATCAAGAACTCGATGAAATCTTCAATATGGGTAGGGTCATATTTCAAATACCTGCGATAAACCCGAAGCGAGGTCTCGATTGGGATGCCCTTTTGGCTCACAAACATCAGGTAGGGCTCCCAAATGCGGTCGTGCTGCGTCACAGGAAGTGCACACAGCGCTCTGTCGAAGGTCCGGCGGGTCTTAGTGACCAATTTCTGCTCCGTCAGAGTCTGCAAGTACATAATCCAAATCCTGGGCATCTTGTGCATCGTCACCAGAGCTCGTTCAAACGTGTTAATTAGGGTTTCGTACTGCGAGTGAGTGATGGGCAAGTTCCGAACGAGCTCGAGTCGTTCGCGGAGGTAAGCGTACCAGAGCTTGTAGCTTCCGGGTAGAGCCTTGAGGGCTCGCTCGTAGATTATGAAGCGCTTTTTGAACGGAGATTCGGCTCGAGCGATTAGGTAGCGCCACCATAGCTTCAGGCTGAAGGGGTTGCGGAGAAGCTCCTCTTCGTATAGGAGGTCGTCTTGCGATGGGTACAACTCCTGAGAAATCGCCATGGGGGAGTGAATTGGCAGAGGTAGGAGTTGGTAATGCCTGgaaaacccctaaaccctaccGAAACAATGCCGGGAAGTTCGAATTTTTGGGGATTTTGAAGTTTCAATGTTGCATGGACTGGGATTTTGGGGTTGGATAAAACCCTAAATGTATCAAATTGTGTGAGGGTTGAAAGCCGCGAACAGATCGGAATCTTTTTGTAACCGGGAATCGGAAATTTTTTATCTAATTCACGTCACTAAATACACATTTTAACAAGAACAGTTTGCTTAAAATGGACGGACGAGATAAAATCTTTGGTTTAACTTGCAACCGGGTCTAAATTAAAAGCGTTAGGTTTCAAAATGAAAGTGCGTACGTGCTTTTAACTTTTCAAAAACATATTCAAAcgagttttttaaaacaaaacttatcAGTATTTATAATCAATAGACTTCGTTGAAGaatttgttaaaaatttaagtttttcatgaaaaaatcTGAAGGTGTTTTATGAAGGGGTATCTGACCATTGCTTTTTTAAAAAGTGCTTATGTGAGTCGAAAACGCTATTCGTTAATAGAAAGCACTTTTTTTTCCGACATAGAAGTTTCAAAAGAAGCCCTTGTGCCTATAATAAAGAGCACAAGTGTTGGCGGGCCATGAAACCCAGGCCCATAAATATATAAGTGGGCCTAAAAAGCCCATGATGATAATATTTTAGCGCGAGTGACGTAAAATAACGCGGTCTCGGAGAACGGAGAAAAAGAAGGGAAGGAAGGCCTTGTCGCTTTCCAACTGCTACACCGTAAGCAGCAGCAATCATACACGCTACGCGCACgcaacccctctctctctcctcttgtcttctcttctctctctctctcccccctctgtGTGCCGTAACATCagactttctctctcctcttcttctcgGAGAGACACATATACAAATACTCCCAGGTGCGGCCCCTCCCTCGATTTTTcctttgatatttttttcaattttttatttctaaatctCACCCACTCGAACCCAGCTGCAGCAGAACAAAGTTCTCAACTTTTCCCCATCCGAGCTGCTATTTAGGTAAAATCTCAGAGCTCCCCCaatttgaattttcaattcGGAATTTCAATTTCTGGGGTTCATTTCGATTTGGGTTTGCTTGGAATCTGCGCTTTCTTTGGTATTTTTGGTTATTCCGTCGTCGGTCATGGCCTCCTGAGATGAAAGGGCCATGGGCGTCCATGGCTGCTGCCGTGTTTGCTTAGTGTGAGAGGCTGAtttgcttttgggtttgtgTTTCTCTTGCTAATTTTGGATATGTTTTGCTGGGTTTGTCGTTCTTTAAATTTCTGGAAATTATCTATGAAGAATTGAACATTTGTGCCTGTCTAGGGTTTAGGTTTCAGCTGAAATGTTCATATCTAGGTTGagatttagaaaaaaatttgggttttgagCTGGAGCTTTTTTGCTTTTTGCTAGTTCCTTTGTTCCAATCTGCTTCTTACTTATGAAGATAATGTATTTTCCTGTATATTGTTTTCCCAAAATCTGGATCAAAGTTATAGAATGCTAGGTTATGAGAATCATCTTTGTTCCCGGGCCGAAAAGATACGAAAAGAAATTATGATTGTTCTTAGTAAAGCTGAATGTTGTAGCAGATTTCATTGATATGAgggattgaatttttttcttcccaagCCCTTAAGTGTGTTGATTTTTGTGGATGCTGAGATCTTTCGTTTCTTTTGCTGGTTGTCAATTGAGGGGATAAGTTCTCATACTTCTGTTTTCTCTGTATGCAATTCTTTCTGCAGTGCATAaggttctttctttcctttgcGCGTGTCCCATTCTCTTCTCCAATCCTCCACCTGCACACGCACACCTGATACACTTCTTTCACATACATCAGTAAAATGGAGGTCAAGCTGGCCAATGACAAGCGTGAAAGAGAAATGTATGATAGTTTTGCCGAGCTATACGCCATTATCAAGACCACTGAGAAGCTTGAAAAGGCGTATGTTCGGGATGTGATCACTTCTTCTGCGTACGAGGCTGAATGCCAAAAACTTATTGCCCACTTTAAGACATTGGCATCCACGCTAAAGGACACCATCCCAAGCATCGAGCGGTTTGCAGATACATACAAGATGGACTGCCTAGCAGCTATAAACCGCCTTGTGACCTCAGGGGTGCCTGCCACAGTGGAGCACCGGGCTGCTGCAGCTTCCTCCATGACTTCCTCAGCTGCTGCTGTGGCAGAATGCACGCAGAATTTCATCACTGCAATGGACTCCTTGAAGCTGAACATGGTGGCAGTTGATCAGGTGCACCCGCTGCTCTCGGACCTCTCAACGTCCCTCGGGAAGTTAACCTTTCTGCCACCGGACTTTTTGGGAAAGGTGAAGTTGAAGGAATGGATTGCAAGGCTGTCGAAGATGGGAGCAGCCGATGAGTTGACGGAGCAGCAGTCAAGGCAGCTTCACTTTGATCTCGAGTCATCTTACAACTCGTTTATGTCAGCTTTGCCGAATTATGGTACTTGACACCCCCACTTAACGGATTACTACTTTTCTGCAGCGTGTATGTGTATATTTTGGGGAATGCCTGTTCCGAACTTCATGCTTAGTGTCGATATTTTGTGTCAATCATTCCAGATATGATTTCCAAACTGTATTGAAGGAATTACACTTGAATTAAGTTTCTTGATTTTTAATGGTAAATGATCTCGGTGGCTTGATTGAAATGAAATGCTCAATCTTCGGGCTATTTTGTGAGTAGTGTATTGTTTGATGGCCATTTTGTGAAAGGAAATTGTTTGATGTATAAATGATTAGTTTCTCTACTACTTTTGGTTTTGGTGCACCAACCGTGGCCTAATTCTATTAAATTAGTGTCTTTAGAATTAGATAACGAAAAGTTCTTTCGCTTTGTGCTTCTTTTATAAAGCACTTGGGAGCTTCCTTCATAAGGCACTTGGATTTTAACATGCTTCTAATAAAAGCTCTTAGGAGAAAGCATTACCAAATCGAAATCGATAGCTCATCAAACTCAGAAAATGTTTTGACTTTAAAATGCGAGGGCTgatttagaagtgtttttaaaatgattaaaagtactttttggtgaaaatatttttggaaccaatgcTTAGTAAATATGCAAATGAATcatgaaaaaacacttgaaatgcTTTCTACGAGAAACACATAAATGGTGCTTCTTGCTGGAAGCacttaagtgcttttggaacccaaaaacattttctctaaagcgttttcagtcattttaaaaacactttcaaacgagcCCTAAGTCGTGGAGAAATGGTAAGAACGCGGGAACGGGGGCAATGAAAAAGTAGTTAAAAATGCAATGTCATTCATAAAACGAGAATAAAATTGGTTACAAATAAATGTCTAATTCGTTACTTCATGAGAATTCCATGCATTTACCATCTGCCATTTCGGTCCCGTTGCCCCGAGAGATATAAAAGCTTAGAGGATGCCCAAATGTGAATGAACCTTGAACTTCCATTTCTAAGTTTTGCTACTTTTGTGTCAcaattgtgtgtgtgtgagagacaTGAAACCGCACCTCTCGAGAACAAACGGTTCTATTTTCTTGCGTAGGGAATGTGGCGCTCTACTTTTAGCCGTATGCACTGCAAAATGAATGTGCAGAAGACCAAAAAGGAGCGCCAAAATTGCTagtcttttttctttccttctgaACTCGCCGTAAGATCTAACTATGAACAAAGTCTCCCCCATCTCCCCCTTTCTATTTCATATGAGGCAAAACTTGTAATATAATTGGAATTAGGATGAGAATGATGAGGACTATTCCAAGAATTATTGCAATGCATGTCCACTTCCTTGATTTCTTCTGCTGTTCTTTGGCTACCTGAAGGTTTTCAGTGCCGCGTCTCACGAAAGAACTCGCGTGCATGACGTGGCTCTCGATGTCGTTGAGCTGATGGCCCTGAGCTTCGACCAGGGCCGCCATGTCCAAGAATATCTGATGCAGCTCGATCAAATTCTTCTCGATCTCCTTCACAGCATCGTGTCTCTCTTGCATTTCGGATATGGTGTCCATAATCTGACCTCTCCCCTGCTCCTGAATTGCCTTCTGCAGAAAACTCTCACTCTCTCCGCTCGAAATCAAAGTTTCGATGGTATCCTCGCTCGCTTTCTCTCCGGTGATTGTGAAATACCTGCGTTCTATTGTTTCCTTGTACTCGGCTGTCATCCTGGCTCTCAACCCTTGAAAGTCATCCATCATGTCCTTTAACTTCTTCCCCAAGCCACTAACCACCGAGGTCCTCGTTCGATCAGCAGAGGATCCAGGGCCGCACCCGGGAAGGTTCCTGTGCGCTGCGTTCGAACGCTCTAAACCTTCGAGCTTTCCCTTGATGATTTTGACCCTTTTGAGGACCTGCTCGACTTCCAAGTCCATTCGAGTCCGGAGCTCCTTCATGGTTTTCGCATTGTGCACGGTCTTGCTCTCCTCATTGGCGTCCTGCAGCTGCTTGTACAGCCTCTCGACCTGCCTCATGTCCTCCTTCACATTCTCCACGTCTTCGAAGAACTTGTCGAGGTTAACACTTTCCTTGCCGGCCTCCATGTCGTCGAGGTAGGCCTGCTGGTTCAGGTCCGTGTACTTCTTAAACGAGCTCGAAAATAAGTCGTTCATCTTGCCTCGATCTTATGTATAATCAAAGGCGCTTTTCTTAAAAACTGCTTTTCTATGGggatttctttctctctctaatgtTGGTGAAAATACAGAAAAGCACGTAAAGTTGAAACCATATGCGTATAACAGGTAAGCTAAATTAAATCGAAGTGTGCTTttcttaaaagtgcttttggatgGGGGTTTCGGGCTTCTGCAACCTCCTCTGCATCCACATTGTGCgtaaggaggaggaggtgacAAAAGCAGAAGCTGTCACCAAGATATGGACGAAAGAAGAAGTTTCCTTATTTTTGGTGAGGAGGGGGTGGTGGGGTGGGATTAGCATTAGAGGTTTTGGATTAATTGCATAATTAGGACCAGCCAAATTAACCTATAATACCGTTTTAACGATGGCCGTACAGTGGCTCCTGAGTTGACCCGTGGCATTATCCTATTCTCTTAATCTGATGGTTGACTTGGTCGTACGTTTCTCTCCACCCTACCACTAGTTTGATTTAAGATAATTGTGGATAATTAACCTGCCCTAATTATAAATGGATTAGCAACAAGTAGATGTAATTAACCATTTGCATTTGCAACGGAACACATCTAATACAAGGAAACCCTAACAAGCTCATAAAGATAACAACCTAATTACGGAAATCTAATCCGataaaaaaatctaaagttACCCCCACCAGTTGTAACGTACAAAAACAAACTCACAAAGCGATATTTTAAACTAGTACAATCTATAATCTACAAAAAGGAGATCCAAACTAGGAAtcggataaaataaaaaaaggactAAAGTTACCCCACTCAGTTGACGTCCAAAAAAGGGACTGACAAAGCGATATTTTATACTACTATAATCTATAATCTAGGGGAAGGAGAGTCAAACAAAGGTACGGGAGATCGGAGACGAGGTATCTAATTAGCTGCGGCTAGCAAAAAATACATATTATTAAGATATCGCACAAAATTACTAGCAATAAACGCAAAATAAACAATAGGTGCCGGGAAAAGAGAGTTCATTTACATTACATCCCTCAAAGTTTCACTGCAAGGTATTGAGGTGAGCTTCTAAAACGAAACTGCGTTGCCTCGACCTGCCACACGATTCAGTTGCATTCATCGCTTTCCCTATTAAAAAACCGGCTCTCGTGTCCGTTTATATGATTTAGAGAGGACAACATCATACCAAATTATAGTTTCGCAACGAAGTTACCTTCTTTCCACCTTTTTATGTACAAACGTGGAGATGCGCGATGCCCGTGTTGATGAATGTACAACAAAACTATCTCCTGTTCAGAACAGCAGCCCCGCATCGCTGATGACCTACATATCGTTGCACGGAATGATGTATTAATGTTATCCCGTAGCAGTCATTGATGCTGATGCTGTGATGGATAAAGTTGCAGGACAGTCGTTGCCACTATCATGATTGCTACTTTCGAGGTTTACACCGTTGCTGAGGGGTTCTCCCCCTCCTGCTTCACTTGCAGCTCGTGGTGACCCGTTGCCTGATGACTTTTCACCACCACCAGAGCTTGACAATCTCTGCTGCCTGAGATACCTTGCTGTGGCATCGTGAAGCAACTTCATCATGCCGCCCGAATCGGATCCAGGCGACAGCTCATCCTCCCGCTCCGGCTGGATATTCAGGTCAAT
This region includes:
- the LOC137729196 gene encoding vacuolar protein sorting-associated protein 28 homolog 1-like, translated to MEVKLANDKREREMYDSFAELYAIIKTTEKLEKAYVRDVITSSAYEAECQKLIAHFKTLASTLKDTIPSIERFADTYKMDCLAAINRLVTSGVPATVEHRAAAASSMTSSAAAVAECTQNFITAMDSLKLNMVAVDQVHPLLSDLSTSLGKLTFLPPDFLGKVKLKEWIARLSKMGAADELTEQQSRQLHFDLESSYNSFMSALPNYGT
- the LOC137727737 gene encoding syntaxin-124-like, which produces MNDLFSSSFKKYTDLNQQAYLDDMEAGKESVNLDKFFEDVENVKEDMRQVERLYKQLQDANEESKTVHNAKTMKELRTRMDLEVEQVLKRVKIIKGKLEGLERSNAAHRNLPGCGPGSSADRTRTSVVSGLGKKLKDMMDDFQGLRARMTAEYKETIERRYFTITGEKASEDTIETLISSGESESFLQKAIQEQGRGQIMDTISEMQERHDAVKEIEKNLIELHQIFLDMAALVEAQGHQLNDIESHVMHASSFVRRGTENLQVAKEQQKKSRKWTCIAIILGIVLIILILIPIILQVLPHMK